Sequence from the Pontibacter pudoricolor genome:
CTTCCATTGTTCAGCGCATTTATCAACAGGTCGTTTTCAGGATTGCCATCTTCCAGTTTTGCCAATGTTCTGATCTGATTTCTGGTGTTATAGACTGACATATCGGCCAGAAAACCAATGCTGTGGTGCTGGTTAAGATCAACATCAGAACCTACTCTAAGGGTGGGTACTGTCCTTGTTCCTTCCTCTCTCAGGTTTTGGTTAAGGCCACTATCCTCTTGCCCCTGGAAAGTACGCTGCATGTTGTTTGTCCTGAAAGTAGCTCGCTCGGCGAAATCAAAGCCGGCAAAAGAATTCCATAAGCCTTTTTTATAGTTTACTTCAGCACCAGCAGTGTAGCCGTTCAGTTCGTTGTATTGGTAGCCCGCATGCAGGCTGCCATTCAGGCCTGTATCTTTATGCTTCTTCAGATTAATGTTAATGATGCCTGACGCACCTTCTGCATCATACTTTGCAGATGGGTTGGTTATGATCTCCAGCTCTTTGATGTTGTCGCCGGACATGTTTTGAAGAAGGTTCTGCAGCTCTTTCCCGTTAATGTGAACAAGTTTATTATTGATCATAACTTTTACGCCTGCTTTGCCATTCAGCTTCAGTTCGCCATTCTGATCGATCCAGACACCCGGTGAATTTGATAAAACATCATAAGCAGAGCTTCCGCCAGCCAAGGCAGTTCCTTCCACGTTTACCACTATTTTATCGGCATAAGCAACTATAGCCGGGCGCATGCCCTGCACCACTACCTCTTGCAATACCTGTGCATTCTCTTTTAAAGTCGTGCTTCCGAAGTCTTTTGTAAAACTGTCTCCGGTAACTTCAAATGGCTCAGAGTTTACCTGCACATAACCCAGAAAATTGAAGCGTAGGAAGTATGTTCCTTTAGCCGGCGATTTGATCTGGTACCTGCCTTCGGCATCTGCAGTAGTGCCGTTAATAACCGCGGAGTTAGCAGCTTCTAACAGCGCTACATTGGCAAAACCCACCGGCTGACCCTGCTCATCTTTTACAGCGCCTGTTAAAAAGCCATTTACCTGGCTAAAGCCTGCCTGTGGTAAAACAGTTAGCAGCAGCAGGATGATGATGTGTTGTAAGTTTTTCATTTTCATTAAGTTTTATTTGTCCTGAAATCAATTAGTTGATTCAAAGATGTAGCATCATTAAAAGGATAGAAACCTGTTTCTGATGAAGCGGGACATGAGCCTGATGAAATGGGATATGGACTTGATGAAGTGGAAAGCTTATGGAATGAAATGGCGGTTTAAAGCGGCTTAGTCTTAACTATAGCAACTATAGCATGCGGCCATCCCTGAATCTTCTGCTTGTTTTTAAGCAGCAAATAGATTTATTTCGATGCGAAAATGTGCCGTACTATAGTCCCTCCCGGTGGCAGCTTTCTGACCTTTATAACGAGATACGCATGAACTATAAACCCTTTCTGAAACAGGTCGTTACTGCTGCCCTTACAACAGTGCTTTTATATTATGCGCTGGTATTTGTGCACCTGGGTACTATCTGGCTTTTTAACACAGGTGTGCTGGTAGAACTGGCAGTAGCGTTCTTCTTTCTGCTGGCTATTTTCGTGTCTAACAGTTTTATTTCCAAAGCCTTTACCACCGGTCCATTCAGCCGAATCTCCGGCAACTGGAAAGCCATATTAGAAGGCATTATGGTGGTAACCAGCAGTGTTACCCTTTGCTTCCTGGTTTACTATCTTCCCTACAGAGTAATTTACTTCGCCGCTGATGCAGAGCTAAGCCTGTTGCCGGAACGGGTGCGCCTGGCCTATGTTATCAGTAGTGTGGCCGCGTTGTTCTTTTATTATTTTGTAGAGCGTGAGCGGAACATGAAGCAGCTGCAAAAAGAACATTTACGCGCTGAGCAATTGCAGAAAGAAAACTTCCGGGCGCAGCTGGAGGCCCTGAAGAATCAGGTAAATCCGCACTTCCTTTTCAATAGCCTGAACGTACTCAACTCACTTATCTATGTTGATCCGGACAAAGCCGCAACATTTCTAAGTCAGATGTCGGAAGTATACCGTGCGCTGCTTGATAGTGGTGATAAGCCGCTTGTACCGCTCGGAAAAGAACTGGAATTAGCCAAAGCTTATATCTACCTCATGCAAACCCGGTTTGGCGACAATGTGCAGTTTAAGGTAGAGGTACCACCAGCATACCTGCACTTGCAGTTACCTCCTACGTCGTTGCAGATGCTGCTGGAAAATGCCATAAAACACAATGGCTCTACCACAAATAAACCACTGCACATCTCCGTGTTTGTAAAAGATGCTAAGCTGGTAGTTGAAAACAACCTCCAACCCCGCCTTGAAGAAGTAGTCTCTACTAAAGTTGGCTTACAGAACATCAGCAGCAGGTATACATATTTTACTGATGAGAAAGTGGAAGTGGCGCAAAATGAGCAGTCTTTTATAGTAGCTTTACCTTTACTTGATGTAGCCTGACATGAAAGTAGTTATAGTTGAGGATGAGCAACTGGCAGCCGATGCTTTGGCTGTTATTGTAAAGAGGCTACGGCCCCAGACTGAAATTCTATCCAAGATCGGATCTGTGGAAGAGGCTGTACAATGGTTTAACCTGTACCAGGCACCAGACCTGATCTTTTGCGACATTCATCTCTCGGATGGTAACAGTTTTGAGATATTCAGGCAGGTAACTATAAACTGCCCGGTCATCTTCACGACGGCCTATAACCAGTATGCCATCGAAGCTTTTAAGGTAAACAGTATAGATTACCTGCTAAAACCGATTAAGCCAGAAGATGTGGCACTTGCTTTAAAAAAGTATGAAAGCCAGCAACGCCCTGTACCTCAGGATATGAGCCAGCTACAGCAGGTAAAATCCAGGTTCCTGGTAAAACAGGGACAGGTTATCAAAACCATTCCCGTAGAAGATGTATCCTACTTCTGGGCAGAAGATGGCGTTGTGTTTCTGTTTACCAGGCAAGGCAAACGGTTCATTATCAACTATACCTTAGACCAGCTGGAAGAGCAACTTGATAAAACTGTTTATTTCCGGGCGAACAGGCAGCTTATTGTGCACATCCATGCGGTGCAGGAAGTCCACTCTTATTTTAAGGGAAGGCTAACGCTGCAGTTACATCCGGCATTAGACAAAGAGGTTATCATCAGCAGGAGTAAAGCCTCAGAATTCAAACTATGGCTGGATATGTAATTAGATAAAAGTCTCTCCTCTTATGGAAAAGGGACTCACTATTTTTTATTCTTTTCACATTAGATAT
This genomic interval carries:
- a CDS encoding sensor histidine kinase, translating into MRPSLNLLLVFKQQIDLFRCENVPYYSPSRWQLSDLYNEIRMNYKPFLKQVVTAALTTVLLYYALVFVHLGTIWLFNTGVLVELAVAFFFLLAIFVSNSFISKAFTTGPFSRISGNWKAILEGIMVVTSSVTLCFLVYYLPYRVIYFAADAELSLLPERVRLAYVISSVAALFFYYFVERERNMKQLQKEHLRAEQLQKENFRAQLEALKNQVNPHFLFNSLNVLNSLIYVDPDKAATFLSQMSEVYRALLDSGDKPLVPLGKELELAKAYIYLMQTRFGDNVQFKVEVPPAYLHLQLPPTSLQMLLENAIKHNGSTTNKPLHISVFVKDAKLVVENNLQPRLEEVVSTKVGLQNISSRYTYFTDEKVEVAQNEQSFIVALPLLDVA
- a CDS encoding LytR/AlgR family response regulator transcription factor, with the protein product MKVVIVEDEQLAADALAVIVKRLRPQTEILSKIGSVEEAVQWFNLYQAPDLIFCDIHLSDGNSFEIFRQVTINCPVIFTTAYNQYAIEAFKVNSIDYLLKPIKPEDVALALKKYESQQRPVPQDMSQLQQVKSRFLVKQGQVIKTIPVEDVSYFWAEDGVVFLFTRQGKRFIINYTLDQLEEQLDKTVYFRANRQLIVHIHAVQEVHSYFKGRLTLQLHPALDKEVIISRSKASEFKLWLDM